In Monodelphis domestica isolate mMonDom1 chromosome 3, mMonDom1.pri, whole genome shotgun sequence, the following proteins share a genomic window:
- the LOC130458004 gene encoding DNA-directed RNA polymerase II subunit RPB4-like, whose product MAAGGRDPGAGHVEEEASQLVFPREFETAQTLLNSEVHMLLEHRKQQHESGQDARELPVVFWKTLDYAARFSRFQNRETIASVRGLLLQKKLHKFELAALANLCPETAEEAKALIPSLAGRLEDEDLQEVLDDIQTKRSFQY is encoded by the coding sequence ATGGCTGCTGGAGGGAGAGACCCTGGTGCTGGCCATGTGGAGGAAGAAGCCTCGCAGCTTGTCTTTCCCAGAGAGTTTGAAACAGCACAAACTCTCCTCAATTCAGAAGTCCACATGCTGCTAGAGCATCGAAAGCAACAGCATGAAAGTGGGCAGGATGCACGAGAACTTCCAGTGGTTTTCTGGAAAACTTTAGATTATGCTGCCCGCTTTAGTCGTTTTCAAAACAGGGAAACCATTGCTAGTGTTCGGGGCTTGTTACTCCAGAAGAAGCTCCACAAGTTTGAGTTGGCTGCTTTAGCAAACCTTTGTCCTGAGACAGCAGAGGAGGCCAAGgctctgattccaagcctagccGGTCGATTGGAAGATGAAGACTTGCAAG